From a region of the Pseudomonas fulva 12-X genome:
- a CDS encoding ABC transporter ATP-binding protein, with translation MSHPDNLVEIRDLSVAFVSGDNSRSVVKHISFDIRRGETLALVGESGSGKSVTAHSILRLLPYPLAQHPSGSITYAGQDLLKLSEKKLRGIRGNRIAMVFQEPMTSLNPLHSIEKQINEVLALHKGLRGKAATQRTLELLELVGIPEPHKRLKALPHELSGGQRQRVMIAMALANEPELLIADEPTTALDVTVQLKILELLKDLQARLGMAMLIITHDLKLVRRIAQRVCVMQQGELVEQADCETLFTQPQHPYTCELLAAEPDGDPVACEEAQPILEVEDLRVWFPIKKGLLRRTVDHVKAVDGINFSLPRGQTLGIVGESGSGKSTLGLAILRLIGSEGDIRFGEHHLGGLSQREVRPLRREMQVVFQDPFGSLSPRMTVGMIIGEGLRIHRIGNETEQEQAIIDALQEVGLDPESRHRYPHEFSGGQRQRIAIARALVLKPALILLDEPTSALDRTVQRQVIDLLRSLQAKYNLSYLFISHDLAVVRAISHQLMVVKHGKVVEQGDARQVFEAPQHPYTRQLLEAAFMTRVKPEPATP, from the coding sequence ATGAGCCACCCTGACAACCTCGTCGAAATCCGCGACCTGTCCGTTGCCTTCGTCAGTGGCGACAACAGCCGCAGCGTGGTCAAGCACATCAGCTTCGACATCCGCCGCGGCGAAACCCTGGCTCTGGTCGGCGAAAGCGGCTCCGGCAAGTCGGTCACCGCCCACTCGATTCTGCGCCTGCTGCCCTATCCGCTGGCTCAGCACCCCAGCGGCAGCATCACCTATGCTGGTCAGGATCTGCTCAAGCTCAGCGAGAAGAAGCTGCGCGGCATCCGGGGCAACCGCATCGCCATGGTGTTCCAGGAGCCGATGACCTCGCTCAACCCGCTGCACAGCATCGAAAAGCAGATCAACGAGGTGCTCGCACTGCACAAGGGCCTGCGTGGCAAGGCCGCCACCCAACGCACCCTGGAGCTCCTCGAGCTGGTTGGCATTCCCGAGCCGCACAAGCGCCTCAAAGCCCTGCCCCACGAGCTGTCCGGCGGGCAACGCCAGCGGGTGATGATCGCCATGGCCCTGGCCAACGAGCCGGAGCTGCTGATCGCCGACGAGCCGACCACCGCGCTGGACGTCACCGTGCAGCTGAAGATTCTCGAACTGCTCAAGGACCTGCAGGCCCGCCTGGGCATGGCCATGCTGATCATCACCCATGACCTGAAACTGGTGCGGCGCATCGCCCAGCGCGTGTGCGTGATGCAGCAAGGCGAACTGGTCGAGCAGGCCGATTGCGAAACCCTGTTCACCCAACCGCAGCATCCTTATACCTGCGAACTGCTGGCCGCCGAGCCGGACGGCGATCCGGTCGCCTGCGAAGAGGCGCAACCGATACTGGAAGTGGAAGACCTGCGGGTCTGGTTCCCGATCAAGAAGGGCCTGCTGCGCCGCACCGTCGACCACGTCAAGGCCGTGGACGGCATCAACTTCAGCCTGCCACGGGGCCAGACTCTGGGCATCGTCGGCGAAAGTGGCTCGGGCAAATCCACCCTGGGTCTGGCGATCCTGCGCCTGATCGGCAGCGAAGGCGACATTCGTTTCGGCGAGCATCACCTGGGCGGTTTGTCGCAGCGCGAGGTACGGCCGCTGCGCCGGGAAATGCAGGTGGTGTTTCAGGACCCCTTCGGCAGCCTCAGCCCGCGCATGACGGTTGGCATGATCATCGGCGAAGGCCTGCGCATCCACCGTATCGGCAACGAGACTGAGCAGGAGCAGGCGATCATCGATGCCCTGCAGGAAGTCGGCCTCGACCCGGAAAGCCGGCACCGCTACCCGCACGAGTTTTCCGGCGGCCAGCGCCAACGCATCGCCATCGCCCGCGCTCTGGTGCTCAAGCCGGCGCTGATCCTGCTCGATGAGCCAACCTCGGCCCTGGACCGCACCGTACAACGCCAGGTGATCGACCTGCTGCGCTCGCTGCAGGCCAAGTACAACCTGAGCTACCTGTTCATCAGCCATGACCTGGCCGTGGTTCGCGCGATCAGCCACCAACTGATGGTGGTGAAGCATGGCAAGGTCGTCGAGCAAGGCGACGCCAGGCAGGTCTTCGAAGCCCCACAGCACCCGTACACCCGGCAGCTGCTGGAAGCGGCCTTTATGACCCGCGTCAAACCCGAACCCGCCACGCCCTGA
- a CDS encoding ABC transporter permease codes for MALSPLNQRRFERFKAHKRGWWSLWIFLALFFVTLGAELIANDKPLVVSYDGQYYFPVLKRYPETTFGGEFPLQANYKSPYIQELIEEKNGWMVWPPIPFSYSSINYDLKVPAPAPPSAANWLGTDDQGRDVLARIIYGFRISVLFALALTLASSVIGVAAGALQGFYGGWVDLAGQRFLEIWSGLPVLYLLIILASFVQPNFWWLLGLMLLFSWMSLVDVVRAEFLRGRNLEYVRAARALGMRNGAIMFRHILPNAMVSTMTFLPFIVTGAIGTLTALDFLGFGLPAGAPSLGELVAQGKSNLQAPWLGISAFAVLAIMLSLLVFIGEAARDAFDPRK; via the coding sequence ATGGCACTTTCCCCGCTCAATCAACGCCGTTTCGAACGTTTCAAGGCCCACAAGCGTGGCTGGTGGTCGCTGTGGATCTTTCTTGCCCTGTTCTTCGTGACCCTGGGCGCCGAGCTGATCGCCAACGACAAGCCGCTGGTGGTCAGCTATGACGGCCAATATTACTTCCCGGTGCTCAAGCGCTACCCGGAAACCACCTTTGGTGGAGAATTTCCGCTACAGGCCAACTACAAGAGCCCCTACATCCAGGAGCTGATCGAGGAAAAGAACGGCTGGATGGTCTGGCCGCCGATCCCCTTCAGCTACTCGAGCATCAACTACGACCTCAAGGTTCCTGCTCCGGCGCCGCCCTCGGCGGCCAACTGGCTGGGCACCGACGACCAGGGCCGCGACGTGCTGGCGCGGATCATCTACGGCTTTCGCATTTCCGTGCTGTTCGCCCTGGCGCTGACCCTGGCCAGCTCGGTGATCGGTGTGGCCGCCGGTGCCCTGCAAGGCTTCTACGGCGGCTGGGTGGACCTGGCCGGGCAGCGCTTTCTGGAGATCTGGTCGGGCCTGCCGGTGCTCTACCTGCTGATCATTCTGGCCAGCTTCGTGCAGCCTAACTTCTGGTGGCTGCTGGGCCTGATGCTGTTGTTCTCCTGGATGAGCCTGGTCGATGTGGTGCGCGCCGAATTCTTGCGCGGCCGCAACCTGGAATACGTACGCGCGGCGCGGGCGCTGGGTATGCGCAATGGGGCGATCATGTTCCGCCATATCCTGCCCAACGCCATGGTCTCGACCATGACCTTCCTGCCCTTTATCGTCACCGGCGCCATCGGCACCCTCACCGCCCTGGATTTCCTGGGCTTTGGTCTGCCGGCCGGCGCACCGTCGCTCGGCGAGCTGGTCGCCCAGGGCAAGTCCAACCTGCAGGCGCCCTGGCTGGGCATCAGTGCTTTCGCCGTACTGGCCATCATGCTGAGCCTGCTGGTATTTATCGGCGAGGCGGCTCGCGATGCCTTCGACCCGAGGAAATGA
- a CDS encoding microcin C ABC transporter permease YejB, with translation MLAYILRRLLLIIPTVFGILVINFAIIQAAPGGPVEQMIAKLEGFDAAAGGATGRISGGGGEVSTAGSNYRGAQGLDPELIAEIEKMYGFDKSAPERFWIMIKNYAQLDFGDSFFRDAKVIDLIMEKMPVSISLGLWSTLIVYLVSIPLGIAKATRHGSAFDVWTSSAIIVGYAIPAFLFAILLIVLFAGGSYWDFFPLRGLTSSNFDELSLGGKIYDYFWHLALPVTALVIGNFATLTLLTKNSFLDEINKQYVITARAKGLSNTRVLYGHVFRNAMLLIIAGFPAAFIGIFFTGSLLIEVIFSLDGLGLLSFEAAINRDYPVVFGTLFIFTLLGLVVKLIGDITYTLVDPRIDFESREA, from the coding sequence ATGCTGGCCTATATCCTGCGGCGCCTGCTGCTGATCATCCCGACCGTGTTCGGCATTCTGGTCATCAACTTTGCGATCATCCAGGCCGCGCCCGGCGGCCCGGTGGAGCAGATGATCGCCAAGCTGGAGGGCTTCGACGCCGCTGCGGGCGGTGCTACCGGGCGTATCTCCGGCGGCGGTGGCGAGGTATCCACCGCCGGCTCCAACTACCGCGGCGCCCAGGGCCTGGACCCGGAGCTGATCGCCGAGATCGAGAAGATGTACGGCTTCGACAAGTCGGCGCCCGAGCGTTTCTGGATCATGATCAAGAACTACGCTCAGCTGGATTTCGGCGACAGCTTCTTTCGTGATGCCAAGGTCATCGACCTGATCATGGAGAAGATGCCGGTGTCCATTTCCCTCGGGTTATGGAGCACGCTGATCGTGTACCTGGTGTCCATTCCCCTGGGCATCGCCAAGGCCACCCGGCATGGCAGCGCCTTCGACGTCTGGACAAGCTCGGCGATCATCGTCGGCTACGCGATTCCCGCGTTCCTGTTCGCCATCCTGCTGATCGTACTGTTCGCCGGCGGCAGCTACTGGGACTTCTTCCCGCTGCGCGGCCTGACCTCCAGCAACTTCGACGAGCTGAGCCTGGGCGGCAAGATCTACGACTACTTCTGGCACCTGGCCCTGCCGGTCACTGCCCTGGTGATCGGCAATTTCGCCACCCTCACCCTGCTGACCAAGAACAGCTTTCTCGACGAAATCAACAAGCAGTACGTGATCACCGCCCGGGCCAAGGGCCTGAGCAACACCCGCGTGCTCTACGGTCACGTGTTCCGCAACGCCATGCTGCTGATCATCGCCGGCTTCCCGGCGGCCTTTATCGGCATCTTCTTCACCGGCTCCCTGCTGATCGAGGTGATCTTCTCCCTCGACGGCCTGGGCCTCTTGAGTTTCGAGGCAGCGATCAACCGCGATTACCCGGTGGTCTTCGGCACCCTGTTCATCTTCACCTTGCTGGGCCTGGTCGTGAAACTGATCGGTGACATCACCTACACCCTGGTCGATCCGCGTATCGACTTCGAAAGCAGGGAGGCCTGA
- a CDS encoding extracellular solute-binding protein — MTHPLRSFLMHGSALLLLGLASLAQAAPQHALTLYGEAPKYPANFKHFDYVNPDAPKGGVLRLPGLNGFDSFNPFIPKGNAADRIGLIYDTLTYHSPDEPFTEYGLLAEKVEKAADDSYVRFFLNPKARFHDGHPVTAEDVIFTFNTLLEHGDPMYRHYYADVAEVVAENERTVRFNFKHAGNRELPLILGQLQVLPKHWWQGRDFSRGSLEPPLGSGPYRIADFSPNSSIRFERVKDWWAKDLPVSRGLYNFDQIRIEYFRDMAVALEAFKAGQFDVNLEYSAKDWATGYNSPALRAGRFVQEAFPNRNPAGMQGFVFNTRKPMFQDPRVREAIAQLFDFEWANKQLFYGAYKRTHSYFENSEMAARGLPSPAELKLLEPLRGQIPDRVFTEAFAPPVSDGSGIIRDQARRAYQLLTEAGYRIENDKMVDANGNQLAFEFLNTQANLERVILPFKRNLAELGIDLQIRRVDVSQYINRLRSRDFDMTSAIWPQSSSPGNEQREFWHSSSADNPGSRNLIGLRDPAIDKLVEGLIQADSRESLITHTRALDRVLLWGNYVVPNYYVDAYRVAYWKRFGHPEKSPLYDYGLMTWWQDKPVGEVVSSDDKPTSEQEER, encoded by the coding sequence ATGACGCATCCTCTGCGTTCATTTCTGATGCACGGCAGCGCCCTGCTGCTGCTTGGCCTCGCCAGCCTGGCCCAGGCCGCACCGCAACACGCCCTGACGCTGTACGGCGAAGCGCCGAAATACCCGGCCAACTTCAAGCATTTCGATTACGTGAACCCGGATGCGCCCAAGGGCGGCGTGCTGCGCCTGCCCGGCCTCAACGGCTTCGACAGCTTCAACCCGTTCATTCCCAAGGGCAACGCGGCCGACCGCATCGGGCTGATCTACGACACCCTCACCTACCACTCGCCGGATGAGCCCTTCACCGAATACGGACTGCTCGCCGAGAAGGTCGAGAAAGCTGCCGACGACAGCTACGTGCGCTTCTTTCTCAACCCCAAGGCACGCTTTCACGACGGCCACCCGGTGACCGCCGAGGACGTGATCTTCACCTTCAACACCCTGCTCGAACACGGCGACCCGATGTACCGGCACTACTACGCCGACGTCGCCGAGGTGGTGGCCGAGAACGAGCGCACCGTGCGTTTCAACTTCAAGCACGCCGGCAACCGCGAGCTGCCGCTGATTCTCGGCCAGCTGCAGGTACTGCCCAAGCACTGGTGGCAAGGCCGTGACTTCTCCCGCGGCAGTCTGGAGCCGCCACTGGGTAGCGGCCCTTACCGGATCGCCGACTTCTCGCCGAACAGCTCGATCCGCTTCGAGCGCGTCAAGGACTGGTGGGCCAAGGATCTGCCGGTTTCCCGCGGCCTGTACAACTTCGATCAGATCCGCATCGAGTACTTCCGTGACATGGCCGTCGCCCTGGAGGCCTTCAAGGCCGGCCAGTTCGACGTCAACCTCGAGTATTCGGCCAAGGACTGGGCCACCGGCTACAACTCGCCGGCCCTGCGCGCCGGGCGTTTCGTCCAGGAAGCCTTCCCCAACCGCAACCCGGCCGGCATGCAGGGCTTCGTGTTCAACACCCGCAAGCCGATGTTCCAGGACCCGCGGGTGCGCGAAGCCATCGCCCAGCTGTTCGACTTCGAGTGGGCCAACAAGCAGCTGTTCTACGGTGCCTACAAGCGCACCCACAGCTACTTCGAGAACTCGGAAATGGCCGCCCGCGGCCTGCCCAGCCCGGCCGAACTGAAGCTTTTGGAACCGCTGCGCGGGCAGATCCCCGACCGCGTATTCACCGAAGCCTTCGCACCACCGGTCAGCGACGGCAGCGGCATCATTCGCGACCAGGCGCGCCGCGCCTACCAATTGCTCACCGAGGCCGGCTACCGGATCGAAAACGACAAGATGGTCGATGCCAACGGCAACCAGCTGGCTTTCGAATTCCTCAACACCCAGGCCAACCTGGAGCGGGTCATCCTGCCCTTCAAGCGCAACCTGGCCGAGTTGGGCATTGACCTGCAGATCCGCCGCGTCGATGTCTCCCAGTACATCAACCGCCTGCGCTCGCGGGATTTCGACATGACCTCGGCGATCTGGCCCCAATCGAGCTCGCCCGGCAACGAACAGCGTGAATTCTGGCATTCCAGCAGCGCCGACAATCCGGGCAGCCGCAACCTCATTGGCCTGCGTGACCCGGCCATCGACAAGCTGGTAGAGGGGCTGATCCAGGCCGATTCCCGCGAATCGCTGATCACCCATACCCGAGCGCTGGACCGCGTACTGTTGTGGGGCAATTACGTGGTGCCCAACTACTACGTGGACGCTTACCGCGTCGCCTATTGGAAGCGCTTCGGCCACCCGGAGAAATCGCCGCTTTACGATTACGGCCTGATGACCTGGTGGCAGGACAAGCCGGTCGGCGAAGTGGTCAGCAGCGACGACAAGCCCACCTCAGAGCAGGAAGAACGCTAG
- a CDS encoding extracellular solute-binding protein — translation MRRPLLSLFFGLATSFPAWATLSESHGYAQFGALKYPASFTHFDWVNPEAPKGGTLRIMAAGSFDTLNPYTLKGTSPVATANFLQYGVTELNEPLMVGTGQYDPSGDEPASSYGLIASSVEYSEDRSWVVFNLRPEARFHDGKPITAYDVAFSYRLLLKEGHPQYRTSLQEVKRVDILNRHRVRFVLKRANNPLLILRLGELPVLPQHYWKSRDFKATTFEPPLGSGPYRITRVNPGRSLTFERVKDWWGASLPVNRGKYNFDRVEVDFYRDSHVAFEAFKAGEFDFYIEQQAKNWANNYRFPAVTRGDVIRAEIPHQIPTQTQALFMNTRRATFEDARVREALGLMFDFEWTNRTLFNSSYTRAASYYPNSEFSAKGKPEGAEWLLLSPFRAQLPTKLFTEPFKMPVTDGRGIPRETMRRALGLLAEAGWKPSGQRLMNAKGQPLQFEILLVNPNLERILQPFTENLASIGIQANLRTVDRAQYKQRLDQFDFDMILLTLPQTLSPGLEQSLYFHSSQANVKGGKNYAGIHDPVVDALLEKLLSARSRDEQVAATRALDRVMLWQYYTIPNWYIDYHRLAYRNRFAFVATPPYTLGLRTWWLKPTETAQ, via the coding sequence TTGAGACGCCCCCTCCTCTCGCTGTTTTTTGGCCTGGCCACCAGCTTTCCGGCCTGGGCAACGCTCAGCGAAAGCCACGGCTATGCGCAATTCGGCGCACTCAAGTATCCCGCCAGCTTCACCCACTTCGATTGGGTCAACCCCGAAGCCCCCAAGGGCGGCACCCTGCGCATCATGGCCGCCGGCAGCTTCGATACGCTCAACCCCTATACGCTCAAGGGCACCAGCCCGGTGGCCACCGCCAACTTTCTGCAATATGGCGTGACCGAGCTGAACGAGCCGCTAATGGTCGGCACCGGGCAATACGATCCCTCCGGTGACGAGCCCGCCTCTAGTTACGGGTTGATCGCCAGCTCCGTGGAATACAGCGAAGATCGCAGCTGGGTGGTCTTCAACCTGCGCCCCGAGGCGCGCTTTCACGATGGCAAGCCAATCACCGCCTATGACGTGGCGTTCTCCTACCGGCTGCTGCTCAAGGAAGGCCACCCGCAGTACCGCACCAGCCTGCAGGAAGTCAAAAGGGTCGATATCCTCAACCGCCACCGCGTGCGCTTCGTGCTCAAGCGTGCCAACAATCCGCTGCTGATCCTGCGCCTCGGCGAACTGCCGGTGCTGCCGCAGCATTACTGGAAGAGCCGCGACTTCAAGGCCACCACCTTCGAACCGCCGCTGGGCAGCGGCCCGTACCGGATCACCCGGGTCAACCCAGGGCGCAGCCTGACCTTCGAGCGGGTCAAGGACTGGTGGGGCGCCTCCTTGCCAGTGAACCGCGGCAAATACAACTTCGACCGCGTCGAGGTGGACTTCTACCGCGACAGCCATGTCGCCTTCGAAGCCTTCAAGGCTGGCGAATTCGACTTCTACATCGAGCAGCAGGCGAAGAACTGGGCCAACAACTACCGCTTTCCGGCGGTGACCCGCGGCGACGTGATCCGCGCGGAAATCCCTCACCAGATTCCCACCCAGACCCAGGCGCTGTTCATGAACACGCGCCGCGCCACCTTCGAGGACGCGCGAGTGCGCGAAGCCCTGGGCTTGATGTTCGACTTCGAGTGGACCAACCGTACCCTGTTCAACAGCTCCTATACCCGCGCGGCCAGTTACTATCCCAACAGCGAGTTTTCCGCCAAGGGCAAGCCGGAGGGCGCCGAATGGCTGCTGTTGTCGCCGTTTCGCGCGCAGCTGCCGACCAAGCTGTTCACCGAGCCGTTCAAGATGCCGGTCACCGATGGGCGGGGCATTCCGCGGGAAACCATGCGCCGCGCCCTTGGTCTACTCGCCGAGGCCGGCTGGAAGCCTTCCGGCCAGCGGCTGATGAATGCCAAAGGCCAGCCATTGCAGTTCGAGATCCTGCTGGTCAACCCGAACCTCGAGCGTATTCTTCAGCCATTTACCGAGAACCTCGCCAGCATCGGCATTCAGGCCAACCTGAGAACCGTGGACCGCGCCCAGTACAAGCAACGCCTGGATCAGTTCGACTTTGACATGATCCTGCTCACCCTGCCGCAAACCCTCAGCCCGGGTCTGGAGCAATCGCTGTACTTCCACTCCAGCCAGGCCAACGTGAAGGGCGGCAAGAACTACGCGGGCATCCACGATCCGGTCGTCGATGCCCTGCTCGAAAAACTGCTGTCGGCGCGCAGCCGCGACGAACAGGTGGCCGCGACCCGCGCCCTGGACCGCGTGATGCTCTGGCAGTACTACACCATTCCCAACTGGTACATCGACTATCACCGCCTGGCGTACCGCAACCGCTTTGCCTTCGTCGCCACGCCGCCCTACACGCTGGGGCTGCGCACCTGGTGGCTGAAACCCACGGAGACCGCACAATGA
- a CDS encoding lytic transglycosylase domain-containing protein: protein MPSSRPNPLNSKALALRYPALALAVCAVLSGCQSLDQQQVENGPTVDLSGRTPHQPLWINGTAKAEQPKDIWERVRAGYKLQDAIGVNPRIEQQRLWFSSNPSFVEKAGERSNPYIHYIVERLEERNMPMELALLPMIESAYNPFAYSPADAVGLWQFIPSTGRNFNLRQTRWYDGRRDVTASTQAAMDYLARLHEMFNGDWLLALAAYNAGEGRVSRAIERNQKLGLPTDYWNLSLPLETQNYVPKLLALSQVIMAPDAYGVSLAPIANEPYFEEVELKQRMDLARVAALAEVDEDELYLLNPAFKKRVTVDGPQHLLVPTQKVELLTANLSTLKPEDRGLQEYVVRAGDNLHGIANRYELSVASIKELNQLTGNTLAVGQHLSLPTSLEPVPDEAPQRTVNTAVASRSYTIRNGDNLWQIAKAHNVSVNDIQRWNALKGNSLRVGQTIKLQGSNASAKTVAQRDDVTYYKVRKGDSLHLIAKRFNVQMQKLQSWNPRTGKALKPGQVLTLRLAN, encoded by the coding sequence ATGCCTTCCTCTCGACCTAACCCCTTGAATTCAAAGGCATTGGCATTGCGCTATCCAGCGCTCGCCCTGGCTGTTTGTGCCGTACTCAGCGGCTGCCAGAGCCTCGATCAACAGCAGGTGGAGAACGGGCCGACAGTGGATCTGAGCGGCAGAACGCCGCATCAGCCGCTGTGGATCAATGGCACGGCCAAGGCCGAGCAACCCAAGGACATCTGGGAGCGCGTGCGCGCCGGCTACAAATTGCAGGACGCCATCGGCGTCAACCCACGCATCGAGCAGCAGCGTCTGTGGTTCTCCAGCAACCCGTCGTTCGTCGAGAAAGCCGGAGAGCGCAGCAACCCCTACATTCATTACATCGTCGAGCGCCTCGAAGAGCGCAACATGCCGATGGAGCTGGCGCTGCTGCCGATGATCGAAAGCGCCTACAACCCCTTCGCCTATTCGCCGGCCGATGCCGTCGGGCTGTGGCAGTTCATTCCCTCCACGGGGCGTAACTTCAATCTGCGCCAGACCCGCTGGTACGACGGCCGCCGCGACGTGACCGCCTCCACCCAGGCGGCCATGGATTACCTGGCGCGCCTGCACGAGATGTTCAACGGCGACTGGCTGCTGGCCCTGGCGGCCTACAACGCCGGCGAAGGCCGGGTCAGCCGCGCCATCGAGCGCAACCAGAAGCTCGGCCTGCCGACCGACTACTGGAACCTGTCGCTGCCCCTGGAAACCCAGAACTACGTGCCCAAGCTGCTGGCCCTGTCCCAGGTGATCATGGCGCCGGATGCCTACGGCGTCAGCTTGGCGCCGATCGCCAACGAGCCGTACTTCGAGGAGGTGGAGCTCAAGCAGCGCATGGACCTGGCCCGCGTCGCCGCCCTGGCCGAAGTCGATGAAGACGAGCTATACCTGCTCAATCCGGCCTTCAAGAAACGTGTGACAGTGGACGGCCCCCAGCATCTGCTGGTGCCGACCCAGAAGGTCGAGCTACTGACCGCCAACCTGTCGACGCTCAAGCCCGAGGATCGCGGCCTGCAGGAGTATGTGGTGCGCGCCGGCGACAACCTGCACGGCATCGCCAATCGCTACGAGCTCAGCGTGGCCAGCATCAAGGAGCTCAACCAGCTCACCGGCAACACCCTCGCCGTGGGTCAGCACCTGAGCCTGCCGACCAGCCTTGAGCCGGTTCCGGATGAGGCGCCGCAGCGCACCGTCAATACCGCGGTGGCCTCGCGCAGTTACACCATTCGCAATGGCGACAACCTCTGGCAGATCGCCAAGGCGCATAACGTCTCGGTCAACGACATCCAGCGCTGGAATGCCCTGAAGGGCAATTCGCTGCGTGTCGGCCAGACCATCAAGCTGCAGGGCAGCAACGCCAGTGCGAAAACCGTTGCCCAGCGTGATGACGTCACCTACTACAAGGTGCGCAAGGGCGACTCCCTGCACCTGATCGCCAAGCGTTTCAACGTGCAGATGCAGAAGCTGCAGAGCTGGAATCCACGCACCGGCAAGGCCCTGAAACCGGGCCAGGTACTGACCCTGCGTCTGGCCAACTGA
- the gloB gene encoding hydroxyacylglutathione hydrolase, with translation MIKIEALSAFSDNYIWLLQDTQQKRAAVVDPGDAAPVQAWLHEHGDWTLSDILITHHHNDHVGGVDQLRRDSGARVFGPANENIPGRDQALVDGDRIEVLGLPLQIIEVPGHTLGHIAFYQPDHHWLFCGDTLFAAGCGRLFEGAPVQMHQSLQRLAALPDDTLIYCAHEYTLSNLRFAKAVEPANSDIAERFAQVEAWRQSGQISLPSNLRIERATNPFLRTAETSVKEMIASREGRTMTSESEVFAALRAWKDRF, from the coding sequence ATGATCAAGATCGAAGCCCTCAGCGCATTCTCCGACAACTACATCTGGCTGCTACAGGATACGCAGCAAAAGCGCGCCGCAGTGGTCGATCCTGGCGACGCCGCCCCGGTGCAGGCCTGGCTGCATGAGCATGGCGACTGGACGCTGAGCGATATCCTGATCACCCATCACCACAACGACCACGTCGGCGGCGTCGATCAGCTGCGCCGCGATAGCGGTGCGCGGGTTTTCGGGCCGGCCAACGAGAACATCCCGGGGCGCGACCAGGCGCTGGTCGATGGCGACCGTATAGAAGTGCTGGGTCTGCCCCTGCAGATCATCGAAGTGCCCGGCCACACCCTGGGCCATATCGCCTTCTATCAGCCCGATCATCACTGGCTGTTCTGCGGCGACACCCTGTTCGCCGCCGGCTGTGGTCGACTGTTCGAAGGTGCGCCGGTGCAGATGCACCAGTCGCTGCAGCGCCTGGCAGCCCTGCCTGACGACACGCTGATCTATTGCGCCCATGAATACACCCTGAGCAACCTGCGCTTCGCCAAGGCCGTCGAGCCGGCGAATAGCGACATCGCCGAGCGTTTCGCCCAAGTCGAGGCGTGGCGCCAGAGCGGCCAGATCAGCCTGCCGTCCAACCTCAGGATCGAGCGCGCCACCAACCCGTTTCTGCGTACCGCCGAAACATCGGTTAAAGAAATGATCGCCAGCCGCGAAGGTCGCACCATGACCAGCGAGAGCGAGGTGTTTGCCGCGCTGCGGGCCTGGAAAGACCGCTTCTGA
- a CDS encoding class I SAM-dependent methyltransferase encodes MTDNPFAQADADWLQLIGAARQWFNGPLGRLLLEQERRLLDEELARFFGGYLVHYGPCAETSLETQQIQRSVRLGAPFAGTEIVCEEQSWPLVEHAADVVVLQHGLDFCQSPHGLLREAARSVRPGGHLLIVGINPMSAWGVRHLFAHDVLHEARCIAPKRLGDWLNLLGFALEKRRFGCYRPPLASAAWQARLAPLERWGGAWQSPGGGFYVLVARKLVVGLRPLRQSRREPMGKLVPMPVAKISRRDRDGA; translated from the coding sequence ATGACCGACAATCCCTTCGCCCAGGCCGATGCCGACTGGCTGCAGCTGATCGGTGCGGCCCGGCAATGGTTCAACGGCCCGCTGGGTCGCCTGTTGCTCGAGCAGGAGCGGCGTCTGCTCGATGAGGAACTGGCGCGCTTCTTCGGCGGCTACCTGGTGCATTACGGCCCCTGTGCGGAGACCTCGCTGGAAACCCAGCAGATTCAGCGCAGCGTGCGCCTGGGTGCGCCATTCGCCGGCACCGAGATCGTCTGCGAGGAGCAATCCTGGCCACTGGTCGAGCACGCTGCCGATGTGGTGGTGCTGCAGCACGGTCTGGATTTCTGTCAGTCGCCCCACGGTTTGTTGCGCGAAGCCGCGCGCAGCGTGCGGCCGGGTGGTCACCTGCTGATCGTCGGCATCAACCCGATGAGCGCCTGGGGCGTGCGCCATCTGTTCGCTCACGACGTGTTGCACGAAGCCCGCTGCATCGCACCCAAACGCCTGGGCGACTGGCTCAACCTGCTGGGCTTCGCGCTGGAGAAACGCCGCTTCGGATGTTATCGTCCGCCGCTTGCTTCGGCGGCCTGGCAGGCCCGGTTGGCTCCTCTGGAGCGCTGGGGCGGCGCCTGGCAATCGCCGGGTGGCGGGTTCTACGTACTGGTGGCGCGCAAGCTGGTAGTCGGCCTGCGTCCGTTGCGCCAGTCACGCCGTGAGCCCATGGGCAAACTGGTGCCCATGCCGGTGGCGAAGATCAGTCGTCGCGACCGCGACGGCGCCTGA